The Elusimicrobiaceae bacterium DNA window TCGATTTCGTCCAGCTGGAACCGGTACAGATCAAGAAGCCGTTCCTTCTCGCCGCGGCTCATCGTAAGCGCTTTCAGCCCGTTCTCCAGTTCCCGCATCCGCCGCACAAGCGCGGCGATTTCACCGGTTTTCCCGTCCAGTCCGGCGAACCGGTCGAGCAGTTCAAGGTGAAGCGCGGGCCGAAGCAGCGTCTGATGATCATGCTGGCCGTGAAAATCCACCAGTTCCGCGCCTATATCGGCAAGCGCCGACACCGTAACCGGGACGGACCCGATAAACGCCCGCCCTCGCCCTTTCGCGTCCAGCTCGCGCCGCAGCAGCAGACGCCCGCCGCCGATTCCGTATCTGGAGCAGACGGCTGAGTCCAGCCGGCAGTTTTCAAAAACCGCCGTCACTTCCAGCTTCGCCGCGCCGGGCCGTATCGCCGAAACGCCTGCACGCACGCCCAGCACAAACCCCAGCGCGCCCACCAGCACCGACTTGCCGGCCCCCGTTTCGCCGGAAAATACGTTCAAGCCCGGGCCGAATTTTATATCCAGCGAATCAATCACGGCGTAGTTTTTAACGCTTAGCTGGCTGAGCATATCCGCCTATTCGCCCCATTTCAGCTTGTCGCTGAGCACGTCAAAATAATTATATTCTGGCGGCATGAGCATTTTTACCGTCCGGTCGGATATGCGGATTACCGCCTCATCCCCGTCGTTCATCGTATAGTTCACCTGTCCGTCAACGGAAAAAACCGGATGCCGGCGCTCGAAACCGCCGGAAAAATCCGGCCGGACGCGCAGCGTCATGCAGGAAGGCAGCACCAGCGGCCGCTGGGTAAGCGTGTGCGGACAAATCGGAAGCAGCAGCAGCGCCGCCAGCGCCGGATGCACAACAGGGCCGGACGCCGCCAGCGCGTAAGCCGTGGAGCCGGACGGCGTGGCCACGATAAGGCCGTCGCAGAAATAGGTTTTGGCGAACACTCCGTCAATATTCGCCGCCAGTCTTATGGCGCGCGACGACATTGATTTGATGACACAGTCATTAAGCGCCACCGATTCCGGCTGCACCGTTTTTCCGCCGTTTTCGACCCGTCCGGACAAAAGACTGCGCCTCATTTCACCGAACCCGCCTGAAAAAATCTGGTCAAACCGGCTCTCAAACTCCTGCGCGTGCAGCACGCTTAAAAACCCCAGCGTGCCCGCGTTAAGCGCAAGCAGCGGTATGTCAAGCCCGCCGAGATCGCGCGCGGCGTGCAGAACGGTGCCGTCGCCGCCTATGGAAATGACAAGATCAGCCTCCTCTTTCCATTCCGCGTGCTCATAGCAGGCTATGCACGAATGCTCCACTCCGCGGCTGCGCAGCACATTCGACACGCGGTCGCTCCACAGAAGCGAGGTTTCCTTGCGTTCATTGAAAAATACGGCTATTTTGTTATACCTGTATGGCATCGTCGCTCCGGTCACGCGGTCCGGCGGATACACCGCTACCCGGAATTATATCAAATATCATTGCGCGCGCGTATTCTGTATTATCAGCCCGGCGGACCGGTTTTTAGCGCCCACAACCAGTTCGGCGCCGCCTGCGGCGACGCGGTAGGAAAGCGCGTCGCTTGCGGCGTTTCCGCTATAAAACGGCAGGGAATAGTATTCGCCGGTCCCGGCCGCGCGCGCGCGCCCTTTTTGCGCGGTAACGCGCACGGCGCCCGCAGAAGTTTGAAACACGGCGGTCTCGCCCGGCCACAGCCGCCGCACGCTCACGCCGCGCGCCTTGAGCCCGCTTACGACGCGTTCAAGCGCCGCGTC harbors:
- a CDS encoding NAD(+)/NADH kinase, whose product is MPYRYNKIAVFFNERKETSLLWSDRVSNVLRSRGVEHSCIACYEHAEWKEEADLVISIGGDGTVLHAARDLGGLDIPLLALNAGTLGFLSVLHAQEFESRFDQIFSGGFGEMRRSLLSGRVENGGKTVQPESVALNDCVIKSMSSRAIRLAANIDGVFAKTYFCDGLIVATPSGSTAYALAASGPVVHPALAALLLLPICPHTLTQRPLVLPSCMTLRVRPDFSGGFERRHPVFSVDGQVNYTMNDGDEAVIRISDRTVKMLMPPEYNYFDVLSDKLKWGE